The Anopheles coluzzii chromosome 2, AcolN3, whole genome shotgun sequence genome window below encodes:
- the LOC120951069 gene encoding uncharacterized protein LOC120951069, with protein MRLTLQLCCGILLLCVVSGQQYKQQAGSPASSASSAASSSSDAVPAAANNVAYRARPYSNQYSSSSSEEEEDDRPVASYNSGHQQQQGNTLKKSFKKPSYSSEELEQEEEPDRLTLLLEKSQFQCTGRTTGYYADESLGCEVFHYCQENQKHSWICPEGFTFHQVHLICMPPSGDNICEQSSKYHFVNDYLYKPINMEEHMTKPNVTLRYSERYYPENFYVDERHYDEERVLRQHEERHQPQQPIKQTYHHQPQQQTIRKQPVYATTPSSYRLPSSPQPTHSVYRSPDEINISLQQRRPAAQPGSYIQSTTPRYEDESEYDSYERK; from the exons ATGAG ATTAACGCTTCAGCTTTGCTGCGGaatactgctgctgtgtgtagTATCTGGCCAGCAGTACAAGCAGCAAGCGGGTTCGCCTGCCTCCTCCGCATCGTCCGCCGCCAGCAGCTCGTCCGATGCGGTCCCTGCCGCGGCAAACAATGTGGCGTACCGTGCCCGTCCCTACTCGAACcagtacagcagcagctcgtccgaggaggaagaggacgaCCGACCGGTAGCATCGTACAACAGTggtcatcagcagcagcagggtaaCACGCTGAAGAAGAGCTTCAAGAAGCCGTCCTACTCGAGCGAAGAGCTGGAGCAGGAAGAGGAACCCGACcggctgacgctgctgctggaaaagTCGCAGTTCCAGTGTACGGGCCGCACGACCGGCTACTACGCGGACGAGAGCCTCGGCTGCGAGGTGTTCCACTACTGCCAGGAGAACCAGAAGCACTCGTGGATCTGCCCGGAGGGCTTCACCTTCCATCAGGTGCACCTGATCTGCATGCCACCGTCCGGGGACAACATCTGCGAGCAGTCGTCCAAGTATCACTTCGTCAACGATTACCTCTACAAGCCGATCAACATGGAGGAGCACATGACCAAGCCTAACGTTACACTAAG GTATTCGGAGCGTTACTATCCGGAGAACTTCTACGTTGACGAGCGTCACTACGACGAGGAGCGTGTCCTGCGCCAGCACGAGGAGCGCCACCAGCCCCAGCAGCCGATCAAGCAGacgtaccaccaccagccccaGCAGCAGACGATCCGCAAGCAGCCGGTGTACGCCACGACGCCATCCTCCTATCGGTTGCCGTCCTCGCCGCAGCCCACCCACAGCGTGTACCGCTCGCCGGACGAGATTAACATCTCGCTGCAGCAGCGACGACCGGCCGCCCAGCCCGGCTCGTACATTCAGTCCACCACGCCCCGCTACGAGGACGAGTCCGAGTACGATAGCTACGAGCGGAAGTAA
- the LOC120951070 gene encoding probable protein BRICK1-B, with translation MDAHREAIQKQIHQDWANREYIEVITASIKRITDFLNSFDMSCRSRLAVLNEKLTTLERRIDYLEACVTKGETLQ, from the exons ATGGATGCCCATCGGGAAGCGATCCAGAAACAGATACACCAGGACTGGGCCAATCGAGAGTACATCGAAGTGATAACGGCCAGCATCAAGCGTATCACCGATTTCCTCAACTCCTTCG ATATGTCCTGCCGATCCCGGCTGGCGGTGCTGAACGAGAAGCTAACTACGCTGGAACGACGGATCGACTATCTGGAGGCGTGCGTCACGAAAGGCGAAACGCTGCAATAG